Proteins encoded together in one Anguilla anguilla isolate fAngAng1 chromosome 9, fAngAng1.pri, whole genome shotgun sequence window:
- the LOC118235237 gene encoding heparan-sulfate 6-O-sulfotransferase 2-like: MDEKSNNSRLLLALLIALLFGIIVLQYACPGTDCQLQLRLSSLSKLGETTSGTRSGSSKGEVSGRDPYISEDGTLARFVPRFNFTTNDLRRTVDFDIKGDDVIVFLHIQKTGGTTFGRHLVRNIQLERPCECRAGQKKCTCYRPGKRETWLFSRFSTGWSCGLHADWTELTRCVPSRMGTAEQNKTQKVPRTYHYISILRDPVWRYLSEWRHVQRGATWKASRHVCDGRSPTPAELPACYPGDDWSGCSLDAFMDCPHNLANNRMTRMLADLSLVGCYNLSATSERERGAALLESAKRNLRGLAFFGLTEFQRGTQYLFERAFRLRFVRPFAQLGGTRAAGAGAGPEARRRILELNRWDAELYEYARDLFLQRYRLARQRERGRARRRRRRRHESRRTRGGEQRRARPQRPPRPEPHPPPAPVQWEEGWGEGEEGQRQGPFRDYLENVERWR, translated from the exons ATGGATGAAAAGTCCAACAATAGTCGGCTTCTGTTGGCCCTGCTGATTGCGCTTTTGTTTGGTATAATAGTGTTACAGTATGCGTGCCCTGGCACCGATTGCCAATTGCAGTTGCGTCTGAGTTCGCTGTCTAAATTGGGTGAAACTACATCAGGGACTCGTAGTGGAAGCAGTAAAGGAGAGGTTAGTGGACGGGACCCGTACATTTCAGAAGACGGCACTCTCGCCCGATTCGTGCCCCGTTTTAATTTCACCACAAATGACCTGAGGCGCACAGTTGATTTCGATATTAAGGGCGATGATGTGATTGTCTTTCTACACATCCAAAAGACCGGGGGTACCACATTTGGTCGCCACCTAGTGCGCAATATTCAGCTGGAGAGGCCATGTGAGTGTCGGGCTGGCCAGAAAAAGTGCACCTGTTACCGGCCAGGTAAGCGGGAGACCTGGTTGTTCTCGCGCTTTTCGACCGGTTGGAGCTGTGGGCTGCACGCGGACTGGACCGAACTCACCAGATGCGTGCCGTCGCGCATGGGCACAGCAGAGCAAAACAAGACGCAGAAGGTTCCCAG gacgTACCATTACATCAGCATCCTGCGGGACCCGGTGTGGCGCTACCTGAGCGAGTGGCGGCACGTGCAGCGCGGGGCCACCTGGAAGGCCTCGCGGCACGTGTGCGACGGGCGCTCCCCGACGCCGGCGGAGCTGCCCGCCTGTTACCCGGGAGACGACTGGTCCGGCTGCTCGCTGGATGCCTTCATGGACTGCCCCCACAACCTGGCCAACAACCGGATGACGCGCATGCTGGCCGACCTCAGCCTGGTGGGCTGCTACAACCTGTCGGCCACCAGCGAGCGGGAGCgcggcgccgccctgctggagaGCGCCAAGCGCAACCTGCGGGGCCTGGCCTTCTTCGGCCTGACCGAGTTCCAGCGCGGGACGCAGTACCTGTTCGAGCGCGCCTTCCGGCTCCGCTTCGTCCGGCCCTTCGCCCAGCTGGGCGGCACGCGGGCGGccggcgcgggggcggggcccgaggCGCGGCGGCGCATCCTGGAGCTCAACCGCTGGGACGCGGAGCTGTACGAGTACGCCCGCGACCTCTTCCTGCAGCGCTACCGCCTCGCCCGCCAGCGGGAGCGCGGACGggcacgccgccgccgccgccgccggcacGAGAGCCGGAGGACGCGCGGCGGGGAGCAGCGGAGGGCGCGGCCGCAGAGACCCCCGAGGCCGGAGCCGCACCCCCCTCCTGCTCCGGTCCagtgggaggaggggtggggagaaggggaggagggcCAAAGGCAGGGTCCTTTTCGGGACTACTTGGAGAATGTGGAGCGTTGGCGGTAA